Proteins from one Silurus meridionalis isolate SWU-2019-XX chromosome 3, ASM1480568v1, whole genome shotgun sequence genomic window:
- the parp14rs1 gene encoding poly(ADP-ribose) polymerase family member 14-related sequence 1 isoform X2, whose translation MFKRKNLEISPLETTAKVKVEDLTSDINSDYISLYFEKYGDIDGDVKMLEDDGSAIITFQNNEVVKKVLGKQHEIRKNHLVKVFPYYESLGVALYGKDRPMLKLPESFIENIDKSVWKFLQEHQKILDPIMKLMHQHLCHVEFQEPAVRISPLASILQQGVQTRKLIQTWREKASAEFTTAMSEYSSVEIKIERDAWAELEAELLKKLSSEPVTMILQEGQGTIIVAGLAGDVQRIGDVLQSTVNVVTQRIQREKNSIEDEVSISPSFYELIMKGGLENEFSQGLPELKLRYNASGQNVLLFGIRQDVLEAKSKILQEVLGLNKGLVDLDRSIVQFLILSNIEELTKELFLSKGIHASLEIKEEQVYIVAKTEKTLKDSRDQLRMQLSQASIDIKDPSVLRKAGWYDLVDELSNRVNSSLMTILINTSDSQVVISGFSESVQLAQKQLSDYVLNNSHITVTLRTDKMIVNFIQKHRRDYWCELEKNNIKISFENDTILLSGARLCVSDCKLAFESLLSSIYCSSFKIDKPGAKKYFKNKEFTILETAKRQTGCVIDIVEEHDLFSLKPNGKKRVRTPDGVEIVVNKGDMCSYPVDAIVNAANDKLELSGGLSKALSDAAGPQLQEACKQIIKKRKLNTGDVVITEAGNLPYKHVIHAVGPYYDSSDPQKAVNLLKTAVRRSLNLADRENCESLAIPAISSGTLGFPVGLCADTIVAALKEFLELMNGDTCLKEVHLIDKNEKTIEALEAAVQNVYGGSSTSQGPTFEGNSSSQPQHPKPSTPSNQGSPQTVKTNEGLTITLEKCNIQDTSLDVVVNSVSADLALNHGAVAQAILTAAGPQIQILLNQQGTGPAKNGAIFVTPGCNLKNKLVFHAVAPHWNQGQGSDKTLEGIIDDCLGRAEQQKQRSIVFPAIGTGNLGFPKPLVASIMLDGILKFSKNRTSRHVEEVMIALHPSDHQTIQAFTDEFNKKFNLQPSSASGSNKGPFSKVTSPKAGIYETTMGGVVIQVLSGDITKEKTDVIVNSSNENFTLKSGVSKAILGGAGPTVEAECLQLGAQQNQGLIMTQQGNLQCKKIIHVSAKSNLGTIQKRVMQSLEMSVKHGFTSVAFPAFSTGQGGVNPGQVADAMMDALIIFLKQTPQSSLKTVRMVIFQAPMLVDFHQSMLSREFVEKQKNESAWSRLTSFTKAFFTSHKHQDAKPSQETDFVIEEKVVTAVFFSICGQSQSAVEDAKQFLEKEISHEQAIHPINDEMILRLSDKDKQRIQELQRTMDVCVKIDREVKAQTADAADPEKVTLRVEGLSKDVLLVVTEINDMLKMTRDDVNKKKNMEIAAELVDWQYEQGGQYHSFDLATNFQLEQGLNLKSPQVDITFQKQVYKVKMPEGPAVSANGGIQMEIRRFDKTKASENLPKEWADMAPGELYKFCPLQANSKDYNYVLGEFKKTCNRNVIEIKRIQNPRMWKNYQNNKQYMDQMNGHQNNEKMLFHGTRQDSINHINQNGFNRSYAGKNAAAYGKGTYFALNASYSSSDTYSVPNPQGQKHMYFCRVLTGDYTLGNSLMIDAPAKSANGTDLYDTVVDNTAHPTIFVVFRDYHAYPDYLITFT comes from the exons ATGTTCAAGAGGAAAAATCTAGAAATCAGTCCACTTGAGACGACTGCAAAGGTGAAAGTAGAAGATTTAACTTCAGACATAAACTCGGACTATATCAGTCTTTATTTTGAAAAGTATGGGGACATAGACGGAGACGTGAAAATGCTCGAAGATGACGGATCAGctataattacatttcaaaataatgaaG tTGTGAAGAAAGTTCTCGGGAAACAGCATGAGATTCGAAAAAACCACCTTGTCAAAGTTTTTCCATACTATGAATCACTGGGAGTGGCACTCTATGGTAAAGACAGGCCCATGTTAAAACTTCCAGAATCTTTCATCGAAAATATTGATAAGTCTGTCTGGAAATTTCTCCAAGAACACCAAAAAATATTGGACCCAATCATGAAACTCATGCATCAGCATTTATGCCATGTGGAGTTTCAAGAGCCAGCTGTAAGAATCAGTCCTCTAGCTTCCATCCTTCAGCAAGGTGTTCAGACGAGGAAACTCATCCAGACGTGGCGGGAGAAGGCCTCTGCTGAGTTCACTACTGCGATGTCCGAATATAGTTCAGTAGAAATCAAGATTGAGAGAGATGCTTGGGCGGAACTGGAGGcagaacttttaaaaaaattgtcgTCTGAACCTGTTACTATGATCCTTCAGGAAGGTCAAGGAACGATAATCGTGGCAGGCCTTGCAGGCGATGTACAAAGAATTGGGGATGTTTTACAGAGTACTGTTAATGTGGTTACTCAAAGAATCCAAAGAGAGAAGAACAGCATTGAAGACGAGGTCTCTATTAGTCCTTCTTTTTATGAGCTCATTATGAAGGGTGGTTTGGAGAACGAATTCAGCCAGGGCCTTCCAGAACTCAAGCTGAGATACAACGCTTCAGGTCAAAATGTACTTCTTTTTGGGATAAGGCAAGATGTTTTAGAGGCAAAGAGTAAGATTTTGCAGGAGGTTTTGGGCTTAAATAAGGGACTGGTAGACCTCGACCGATCGATTGTTCAGTTTCTGATTTTGAGTAACATTGAGGAATTGACCAAAGAACTGTTCTTATCGAAAGGAATCCATGCATCATTGGAAATTAAGGAAGAACAGGTATATATTGTTGCTAAGACAGAGAAGACCTTAAAAGACAGCAGAGATCAGCTGAGAATGCAATTAAGTCAAGCAAGCATCGACATAAAGGATCCGAGCGTGCTCAGGAAGGCAGGATGGTACGATCTTGTCGACGAATTAAGTAACAGAGTCAATTCGTCTTTAATGACAATTCTAATCAACACATCAGACAGCCAAGTTGTTATTTCTGGATTTAGTGAATCGGTGCAGTTAGCTCAAAAACAGCTGTCTGATTACGTTCTGAACAATTCCCACATTACCGTGACCCTGCGGACTGATAAGATGATTGTGAATTTTATTCAGAAGCACAGAAGGGACTATTGGTGTGAACTTGAGAAAAACAACATCAAGATCAGCTTTGAGAACGATACAATCTTATTGAGTGGCGCTAGGCTTTGTGTCTCTGACTGCAAGCTTGCCTTCGAGAGCTTACTTTCGTCGATTTACTGCTCCAGCTTCAAAATAGATAAGCCTGGTGCCAAGAAGTATTTTAAGAACAAGGAATTTACCATCCTCGAAACAGCCAAGCGCCAAACGGGGTGTGTGATCGACATTGTAGAGGAACACgaccttttttctttaaaacctaATGGAAAAAAGAGAGTTCGTACCCCCGACGGAGTGGAGATTGTTGTCAACAAAGGGGACATGTGCTCCTATCCTGTAGATGCCATAGTGAACGCAGCCAATGACAAGCTCGAACTGAGCGGCGGTCTATCAAAAGCACTTTCAGACGCTGCAGGACCACAACTGCAGGAAGCCTGTAAACAGATTATTAAAAAGCGAAAGCTGAATACAGGCGACGTGGTCATTACCGAAGCTGGTAACTTGCCTTACAAGCATGTAATTCATGCAGTAGGGCCATACTATGATAGTTCCGATCCTCAGAAAGCAGTGAACCTATTGAAAACCGCTGTAAGGAGGAGTCTGAACCTTGCTGACCGAGAGAATTGCGAGTCATTGGCGATACCAGCCATTAGTTCTGGTACCCTCGGTTTCCCGGTAGGCCTTTGTGCAGACACGATCGTTGCCGCACTGAAAGAATTCCTTGAGCTCATGAACGGGGACACGTGCTTAAAGGAGGTCCATTTGAttgacaaaaatgaaaaaaccaTTGAGGCTTTGGAAGCTGCAGTGCAAAATGTGTACGGGGGCAGTTCCACAAGTCAGGGCCCAACATTTGAGGGCAATTCCAGCAGCCAACCTCAGCACCCAAAACCATCCACCCCCTCGAACCAAGGGTCTCCTCAGACTGTCAAGACGAACGAAGGGTTGACTATTACTCTTGAAAAGTGCAACATTCAAGACACCTCA TTGGATGTGGTCGTGAACTCTGTATCAGCCGACTTGGCCCTCAACCATGGAGCCGTTGCACAAGCCATTCTCACTGCAGCAGGACCCCAGATTCAGATACTTCTTAACCAGCAGGGTACAGGCCCTGCAAAAAATGGAGCCATCTTTGTCACTCCTGGATGCAATCTAAAGAACAAACTGGTGTTCCATGCCGTAGCCCCACACTGGAACCAGGGTCAAGGTTCTGATAAGACG TTGGAAGGTATCATAGACGATTGTTTAGGTCGGGCGGAACAGCAGAAACAGAGATCTATTGTTTTCCCTGCTATTGGAACAGGGAACTTGGGTTTTCCAAAGCCGCTGGTGGCCTCCATTATGCTAGATGGAATTCTTAAGTTTAGCAAAAACAGGACGTCGCGCCATGTCGAAGAAGTGATGATTGCTCTCCACCCTAGTGACCATCAAACTATCCAG GCTTTTACAGATGAATTCAACAAAAAGTTTAACCTCCAGCCTTCCTCAGCAAGTGGCTcaaacaaag GCCCGTTTTCGAAGGTCACTTCACCAAAAGCAGGGATTTATGAGACTACAATGGGAGGAGTTGTGATTCAGGTTCTCAGTGGTGACATCACTAAGGAGAAAACCGATGTCATTGTGAACTCGTCCAATGAGAATTTTACACTGAAATCGG GTGTCTCAAAGGCTATTTTAGGCGGAGCCGGACCGACCGTTGAAGCCGAGTGCCTTCAACTAG GCGCACAACAAAACCAGGGACTGATAATGACTCAGCAAGGCAAcctgcaatgcaaaaaaatcatCCACGTTTCAGCAAAAAGCAATCTTGGGACAATCCAAAAACGAGTCATGCAATCATTAGAAATGTCTGTGAAGCACGGGTTCACGTCTGTTGCCTTCCCTGCCTTTTCAACAG GTCAGGGTGGAGTTAATCCAGGCCAGGTGGCAGATGCCATGATGGATGCTTTAATAATCTTTTTGAAGCAGACTCCACAGTCTTCCCTCAAAACGGTGCGCATGGTCATCTTTCAGGCCCCCATGTTGGTCGATTTCCATCAGAGTATGCTGAGTAGAGAATTTGTTGAAAAACAGAAGAACGAGAGCGCCTGGTCAAGACTTACTT CATTTACCAAAGCGTTTTTTACGAGCCACAAGCACCAAGACGCCAAGCCATCGCAAGAGACCGACTTTGTAATTGAGGAGAAGGTGGTGACCGCGGTTTTCTTCTCCATCTGTGGGCAGTCCCAAAGTGCAGTGGAGGATGCCAAGCAGTTTCTTGAAAAGGAAATCTCCCACGAACAGGCTATTCATCCCATCAACGACGAAATGATCCTCAGATTGTCCGATAAAGACAAACAACGAATTCAGGAGCTGCAAAGAACCATGGACGTTTGTGTGAAAATTGATCGCGAGGTTAAGGCTCAGACGGCCGATGCGGCAGACCCGGAAAAGGTCACACTTCGAGTCGAGGGTCTCAGCAAGGATGTCCTGCTGGTTGTAACTGAGATCAACGACATGCTGAAAATGACCAGGGATGATGTgaacaagaagaaaaacatgGAGATAGCCGCTGAGCTGGTGGACTGGCAGTACGAACAGGGTGGCCAATACCACAGCTTCGACCTAGCTACAAACTTTCAACTAGAACAAGGGCTAAATTTAAAGTCTCCACAAGTGGACATCACTTTTCAGAAACAAGTTTACAAAGTCAAAATGCCAGAAGGTCCGGCTGTGAGTGCAAATGGTGGGATTCAGATGGAAATCAGGCGTTTTGACAAAACTAAAg CTTCGGAAAATCTCCCAAAGGAATGGGCCGACATGGCACCTGGTGAGCTTTACAAGTTTTGTCCACTGCAAGCTAACAGCAAAGACTACAATTATGTCCTGGGAGAGTTTAAAAAAACCTGTAACAGAAATGTTATTGAG ATTAAACGGATCCAGAATCCTCGCATGTGGAAGAACTACCAGAACAACAAACAATATATGGACCAAATGAACGGCCATCAGAACAACGAGAAGATGCTGTTTCACGGGACTAGACAAGATTCaataaatcacatcaatcagaaTGGGTTCAACCGGAGCTATGCAGGGAAAAATG CCGCAGCGTATGGAAAAGGCACGTACTTTGCGCTCAATGCAAGCTACTCTTCCAGCGACACCTACTCAGTACCAAATCCACAAGGACAGAAGCACATGTATTTCTGCCGAGTTCTCACCGGAGACTATACACTTGGAAACTCCTTGATGATCGACGCGCCCGCTAAATCTGCTAATGGCACAGATCTGTATGACACTGTCGTTGATAACACCGCTCATCCCACCATCTTTGTGGTTTTCCGAGATTACCATGCGTATCCGGATTATTTAATCACTTTCACTTGA
- the parp14rs1 gene encoding poly(ADP-ribose) polymerase family member 14-related sequence 1 isoform X1, which translates to MFKRKNLEISPLETTAKVKVEDLTSDINSDYISLYFEKYGDIDGDVKMLEDDGSAIITFQNNEVVKKVLGKQHEIRKNHLVKVFPYYESLGVALYGKDRPMLKLPESFIENIDKSVWKFLQEHQKILDPIMKLMHQHLCHVEFQEPAVRISPLASILQQGVQTRKLIQTWREKASAEFTTAMSEYSSVEIKIERDAWAELEAELLKKLSSEPVTMILQEGQGTIIVAGLAGDVQRIGDVLQSTVNVVTQRIQREKNSIEDEVSISPSFYELIMKGGLENEFSQGLPELKLRYNASGQNVLLFGIRQDVLEAKSKILQEVLGLNKGLVDLDRSIVQFLILSNIEELTKELFLSKGIHASLEIKEEQVYIVAKTEKTLKDSRDQLRMQLSQASIDIKDPSVLRKAGWYDLVDELSNRVNSSLMTILINTSDSQVVISGFSESVQLAQKQLSDYVLNNSHITVTLRTDKMIVNFIQKHRRDYWCELEKNNIKISFENDTILLSGARLCVSDCKLAFESLLSSIYCSSFKIDKPGAKKYFKNKEFTILETAKRQTGCVIDIVEEHDLFSLKPNGKKRVRTPDGVEIVVNKGDMCSYPVDAIVNAANDKLELSGGLSKALSDAAGPQLQEACKQIIKKRKLNTGDVVITEAGNLPYKHVIHAVGPYYDSSDPQKAVNLLKTAVRRSLNLADRENCESLAIPAISSGTLGFPVGLCADTIVAALKEFLELMNGDTCLKEVHLIDKNEKTIEALEAAVQNVYGGSSTSQGPTFEGNSSSQPQHPKPSTPSNQGSPQTVKTNEGLTITLEKCNIQDTSLDVVVNSVSADLALNHGAVAQAILTAAGPQIQILLNQQGTGPAKNGAIFVTPGCNLKNKLVFHAVAPHWNQGQGSDKTLEGIIDDCLGRAEQQKQRSIVFPAIGTGNLGFPKPLVASIMLDGILKFSKNRTSRHVEEVMIALHPSDHQTIQAFTDEFNKKFNLQPSSASGSNKGPFSKVTSPKAGIYETTMGGVVIQVLSGDITKEKTDVIVNSSNENFTLKSGVSKAILGGAGPTVEAECLQLGAQQNQGLIMTQQGNLQCKKIIHVSAKSNLGTIQKRVMQSLEMSVKHGFTSVAFPAFSTGQGGVNPGQVADAMMDALIIFLKQTPQSSLKTVRMVIFQAPMLVDFHQSMLSREFVEKQKNESAWSRLTSAFTKAFFTSHKHQDAKPSQETDFVIEEKVVTAVFFSICGQSQSAVEDAKQFLEKEISHEQAIHPINDEMILRLSDKDKQRIQELQRTMDVCVKIDREVKAQTADAADPEKVTLRVEGLSKDVLLVVTEINDMLKMTRDDVNKKKNMEIAAELVDWQYEQGGQYHSFDLATNFQLEQGLNLKSPQVDITFQKQVYKVKMPEGPAVSANGGIQMEIRRFDKTKASENLPKEWADMAPGELYKFCPLQANSKDYNYVLGEFKKTCNRNVIEIKRIQNPRMWKNYQNNKQYMDQMNGHQNNEKMLFHGTRQDSINHINQNGFNRSYAGKNAAAYGKGTYFALNASYSSSDTYSVPNPQGQKHMYFCRVLTGDYTLGNSLMIDAPAKSANGTDLYDTVVDNTAHPTIFVVFRDYHAYPDYLITFT; encoded by the exons ATGTTCAAGAGGAAAAATCTAGAAATCAGTCCACTTGAGACGACTGCAAAGGTGAAAGTAGAAGATTTAACTTCAGACATAAACTCGGACTATATCAGTCTTTATTTTGAAAAGTATGGGGACATAGACGGAGACGTGAAAATGCTCGAAGATGACGGATCAGctataattacatttcaaaataatgaaG tTGTGAAGAAAGTTCTCGGGAAACAGCATGAGATTCGAAAAAACCACCTTGTCAAAGTTTTTCCATACTATGAATCACTGGGAGTGGCACTCTATGGTAAAGACAGGCCCATGTTAAAACTTCCAGAATCTTTCATCGAAAATATTGATAAGTCTGTCTGGAAATTTCTCCAAGAACACCAAAAAATATTGGACCCAATCATGAAACTCATGCATCAGCATTTATGCCATGTGGAGTTTCAAGAGCCAGCTGTAAGAATCAGTCCTCTAGCTTCCATCCTTCAGCAAGGTGTTCAGACGAGGAAACTCATCCAGACGTGGCGGGAGAAGGCCTCTGCTGAGTTCACTACTGCGATGTCCGAATATAGTTCAGTAGAAATCAAGATTGAGAGAGATGCTTGGGCGGAACTGGAGGcagaacttttaaaaaaattgtcgTCTGAACCTGTTACTATGATCCTTCAGGAAGGTCAAGGAACGATAATCGTGGCAGGCCTTGCAGGCGATGTACAAAGAATTGGGGATGTTTTACAGAGTACTGTTAATGTGGTTACTCAAAGAATCCAAAGAGAGAAGAACAGCATTGAAGACGAGGTCTCTATTAGTCCTTCTTTTTATGAGCTCATTATGAAGGGTGGTTTGGAGAACGAATTCAGCCAGGGCCTTCCAGAACTCAAGCTGAGATACAACGCTTCAGGTCAAAATGTACTTCTTTTTGGGATAAGGCAAGATGTTTTAGAGGCAAAGAGTAAGATTTTGCAGGAGGTTTTGGGCTTAAATAAGGGACTGGTAGACCTCGACCGATCGATTGTTCAGTTTCTGATTTTGAGTAACATTGAGGAATTGACCAAAGAACTGTTCTTATCGAAAGGAATCCATGCATCATTGGAAATTAAGGAAGAACAGGTATATATTGTTGCTAAGACAGAGAAGACCTTAAAAGACAGCAGAGATCAGCTGAGAATGCAATTAAGTCAAGCAAGCATCGACATAAAGGATCCGAGCGTGCTCAGGAAGGCAGGATGGTACGATCTTGTCGACGAATTAAGTAACAGAGTCAATTCGTCTTTAATGACAATTCTAATCAACACATCAGACAGCCAAGTTGTTATTTCTGGATTTAGTGAATCGGTGCAGTTAGCTCAAAAACAGCTGTCTGATTACGTTCTGAACAATTCCCACATTACCGTGACCCTGCGGACTGATAAGATGATTGTGAATTTTATTCAGAAGCACAGAAGGGACTATTGGTGTGAACTTGAGAAAAACAACATCAAGATCAGCTTTGAGAACGATACAATCTTATTGAGTGGCGCTAGGCTTTGTGTCTCTGACTGCAAGCTTGCCTTCGAGAGCTTACTTTCGTCGATTTACTGCTCCAGCTTCAAAATAGATAAGCCTGGTGCCAAGAAGTATTTTAAGAACAAGGAATTTACCATCCTCGAAACAGCCAAGCGCCAAACGGGGTGTGTGATCGACATTGTAGAGGAACACgaccttttttctttaaaacctaATGGAAAAAAGAGAGTTCGTACCCCCGACGGAGTGGAGATTGTTGTCAACAAAGGGGACATGTGCTCCTATCCTGTAGATGCCATAGTGAACGCAGCCAATGACAAGCTCGAACTGAGCGGCGGTCTATCAAAAGCACTTTCAGACGCTGCAGGACCACAACTGCAGGAAGCCTGTAAACAGATTATTAAAAAGCGAAAGCTGAATACAGGCGACGTGGTCATTACCGAAGCTGGTAACTTGCCTTACAAGCATGTAATTCATGCAGTAGGGCCATACTATGATAGTTCCGATCCTCAGAAAGCAGTGAACCTATTGAAAACCGCTGTAAGGAGGAGTCTGAACCTTGCTGACCGAGAGAATTGCGAGTCATTGGCGATACCAGCCATTAGTTCTGGTACCCTCGGTTTCCCGGTAGGCCTTTGTGCAGACACGATCGTTGCCGCACTGAAAGAATTCCTTGAGCTCATGAACGGGGACACGTGCTTAAAGGAGGTCCATTTGAttgacaaaaatgaaaaaaccaTTGAGGCTTTGGAAGCTGCAGTGCAAAATGTGTACGGGGGCAGTTCCACAAGTCAGGGCCCAACATTTGAGGGCAATTCCAGCAGCCAACCTCAGCACCCAAAACCATCCACCCCCTCGAACCAAGGGTCTCCTCAGACTGTCAAGACGAACGAAGGGTTGACTATTACTCTTGAAAAGTGCAACATTCAAGACACCTCA TTGGATGTGGTCGTGAACTCTGTATCAGCCGACTTGGCCCTCAACCATGGAGCCGTTGCACAAGCCATTCTCACTGCAGCAGGACCCCAGATTCAGATACTTCTTAACCAGCAGGGTACAGGCCCTGCAAAAAATGGAGCCATCTTTGTCACTCCTGGATGCAATCTAAAGAACAAACTGGTGTTCCATGCCGTAGCCCCACACTGGAACCAGGGTCAAGGTTCTGATAAGACG TTGGAAGGTATCATAGACGATTGTTTAGGTCGGGCGGAACAGCAGAAACAGAGATCTATTGTTTTCCCTGCTATTGGAACAGGGAACTTGGGTTTTCCAAAGCCGCTGGTGGCCTCCATTATGCTAGATGGAATTCTTAAGTTTAGCAAAAACAGGACGTCGCGCCATGTCGAAGAAGTGATGATTGCTCTCCACCCTAGTGACCATCAAACTATCCAG GCTTTTACAGATGAATTCAACAAAAAGTTTAACCTCCAGCCTTCCTCAGCAAGTGGCTcaaacaaag GCCCGTTTTCGAAGGTCACTTCACCAAAAGCAGGGATTTATGAGACTACAATGGGAGGAGTTGTGATTCAGGTTCTCAGTGGTGACATCACTAAGGAGAAAACCGATGTCATTGTGAACTCGTCCAATGAGAATTTTACACTGAAATCGG GTGTCTCAAAGGCTATTTTAGGCGGAGCCGGACCGACCGTTGAAGCCGAGTGCCTTCAACTAG GCGCACAACAAAACCAGGGACTGATAATGACTCAGCAAGGCAAcctgcaatgcaaaaaaatcatCCACGTTTCAGCAAAAAGCAATCTTGGGACAATCCAAAAACGAGTCATGCAATCATTAGAAATGTCTGTGAAGCACGGGTTCACGTCTGTTGCCTTCCCTGCCTTTTCAACAG GTCAGGGTGGAGTTAATCCAGGCCAGGTGGCAGATGCCATGATGGATGCTTTAATAATCTTTTTGAAGCAGACTCCACAGTCTTCCCTCAAAACGGTGCGCATGGTCATCTTTCAGGCCCCCATGTTGGTCGATTTCCATCAGAGTATGCTGAGTAGAGAATTTGTTGAAAAACAGAAGAACGAGAGCGCCTGGTCAAGACTTACTT CAGCATTTACCAAAGCGTTTTTTACGAGCCACAAGCACCAAGACGCCAAGCCATCGCAAGAGACCGACTTTGTAATTGAGGAGAAGGTGGTGACCGCGGTTTTCTTCTCCATCTGTGGGCAGTCCCAAAGTGCAGTGGAGGATGCCAAGCAGTTTCTTGAAAAGGAAATCTCCCACGAACAGGCTATTCATCCCATCAACGACGAAATGATCCTCAGATTGTCCGATAAAGACAAACAACGAATTCAGGAGCTGCAAAGAACCATGGACGTTTGTGTGAAAATTGATCGCGAGGTTAAGGCTCAGACGGCCGATGCGGCAGACCCGGAAAAGGTCACACTTCGAGTCGAGGGTCTCAGCAAGGATGTCCTGCTGGTTGTAACTGAGATCAACGACATGCTGAAAATGACCAGGGATGATGTgaacaagaagaaaaacatgGAGATAGCCGCTGAGCTGGTGGACTGGCAGTACGAACAGGGTGGCCAATACCACAGCTTCGACCTAGCTACAAACTTTCAACTAGAACAAGGGCTAAATTTAAAGTCTCCACAAGTGGACATCACTTTTCAGAAACAAGTTTACAAAGTCAAAATGCCAGAAGGTCCGGCTGTGAGTGCAAATGGTGGGATTCAGATGGAAATCAGGCGTTTTGACAAAACTAAAg CTTCGGAAAATCTCCCAAAGGAATGGGCCGACATGGCACCTGGTGAGCTTTACAAGTTTTGTCCACTGCAAGCTAACAGCAAAGACTACAATTATGTCCTGGGAGAGTTTAAAAAAACCTGTAACAGAAATGTTATTGAG ATTAAACGGATCCAGAATCCTCGCATGTGGAAGAACTACCAGAACAACAAACAATATATGGACCAAATGAACGGCCATCAGAACAACGAGAAGATGCTGTTTCACGGGACTAGACAAGATTCaataaatcacatcaatcagaaTGGGTTCAACCGGAGCTATGCAGGGAAAAATG CCGCAGCGTATGGAAAAGGCACGTACTTTGCGCTCAATGCAAGCTACTCTTCCAGCGACACCTACTCAGTACCAAATCCACAAGGACAGAAGCACATGTATTTCTGCCGAGTTCTCACCGGAGACTATACACTTGGAAACTCCTTGATGATCGACGCGCCCGCTAAATCTGCTAATGGCACAGATCTGTATGACACTGTCGTTGATAACACCGCTCATCCCACCATCTTTGTGGTTTTCCGAGATTACCATGCGTATCCGGATTATTTAATCACTTTCACTTGA